A stretch of the Pantoea deleyi genome encodes the following:
- the gabT gene encoding 4-aminobutyrate--2-oxoglutarate transaminase: MSEKNNLMQQRKAQALPKGIGTLCDWYVARAENATLWDQAGNSWIDFAGGIAVLNTGHRHPRIEQAIADQLTKFTHTAFQITPYESYVALAERINQRVPIAGPAKTAFFTTGAEAVENAVKVARAFTRRHGIITFGNAFHGRTFMTMAMTGKVAPYKRDFGPMPPSVFHARYPSAVQGISIEAALTSLDEIFTQDIAPHDVAAIVLEPVQGEGGFHAAPVEFMVQLRELADRHGILLIADEVQSGFARTGKLFAMEHYPVKADIITMAKSLAGGMPLSAIAGRAEVMDAPAPGGLGGTYAGNPLAIASAHAVLDVIEEEQLCQRAVDLGARLEAELQAQQRRHPDIAEVRALGSMVAMEFYQASTAQAVQKMAMEQGLLLLTCGAKGNVIRFLYPLTIPDAQFSQALTILSSVINHCVASAGHPVVPA; encoded by the coding sequence ATGAGCGAAAAAAATAACCTGATGCAGCAGCGCAAAGCACAGGCTCTCCCTAAAGGCATCGGTACGCTGTGCGACTGGTACGTTGCCCGGGCAGAAAACGCCACCTTATGGGATCAGGCAGGGAACAGCTGGATCGATTTCGCGGGCGGCATTGCCGTGCTGAACACCGGCCACCGTCATCCGCGCATTGAGCAGGCGATTGCGGATCAGTTAACAAAGTTTACCCATACCGCCTTCCAGATTACGCCGTATGAAAGCTATGTCGCGCTGGCTGAGCGGATTAACCAGCGTGTGCCGATCGCCGGTCCGGCGAAAACGGCCTTCTTCACCACCGGTGCCGAAGCCGTCGAAAACGCCGTTAAAGTGGCGCGTGCCTTTACCCGTCGTCACGGCATCATCACCTTCGGAAACGCGTTTCATGGCCGTACCTTCATGACGATGGCGATGACCGGCAAAGTGGCTCCCTATAAGCGTGACTTCGGTCCGATGCCGCCTTCCGTCTTCCATGCCCGCTATCCAAGTGCGGTTCAGGGGATCAGCATCGAAGCCGCACTCACCAGCCTCGATGAAATTTTCACCCAGGATATCGCCCCGCATGATGTAGCGGCGATCGTGCTGGAGCCGGTTCAGGGCGAAGGCGGTTTCCACGCCGCGCCGGTGGAATTTATGGTGCAGCTGCGTGAGCTGGCTGATCGTCACGGCATCCTGCTGATTGCGGATGAAGTGCAGAGCGGCTTTGCCCGTACCGGTAAGCTGTTTGCGATGGAACACTATCCCGTGAAGGCCGACATCATCACCATGGCGAAAAGCCTGGCAGGCGGGATGCCGCTCTCCGCCATCGCCGGACGTGCAGAGGTGATGGATGCCCCTGCGCCGGGTGGTCTGGGCGGCACCTACGCCGGTAACCCGCTGGCCATTGCCTCAGCCCATGCGGTGCTGGATGTGATCGAAGAGGAGCAGCTCTGTCAGCGCGCCGTGGATCTCGGCGCCCGGCTGGAAGCGGAGCTGCAGGCGCAGCAGCGCAGACACCCGGACATTGCCGAAGTGCGTGCGCTGGGATCGATGGTGGCGATGGAGTTCTATCAGGCCAGCACCGCCCAGGCGGTTCAGAAAATGGCGATGGAACAGGGCCTGCTGCTGCTGACCTGCGGCGCAAAAGGCAACGTCATCCGCTTCCTCTACCCGCTGACCATTCCGGATGCCCAGTTCAGCCAGGCGCTGACCATCCTCTCTTCGGTGATCAATCACTGTGTCGCCTCAGCCGGACATCCCGTCGTTCCGGCCTGA
- a CDS encoding PLP-dependent aminotransferase family protein, translating into MRLLYADHLLARLQFLRTGSLHQRLLNCMQAAIAEEVFPRGSRLPATRDLARELGVSRNTVMHVYESLMAQGYVTARTGSGTWIAETLPETSLQSEAVADLQAVRAQRPATLSKRGASLLGHANASPWQWGAFVPGAPDVTEFPHKLFSQIQARLNREPDVHRLVYSSGGGCPDLRHALVDYLRVARSVRADADQILITEGVHQAVDLVTRVLCDPGDRVWMEEPGYWGTRNLLRMNGLKIRAMPVDEQGLVPDSGPAPKMVFVTPSHQYPLGVHLSLARRQALIALARRHQSWIVEDDYDSEFRFSGQPHPALQGLEADAPVIYMGTFSKTLYPALRIGYLVVPKTLAQPLRLAAAELYRGGHLLIQRALAEFIRLGHYMEHIRRMRLLYRQRRQFLCRLIERYLGPAFLPTFNHEAGLHLVMPLPPGSDDVAIAAEALKRGVKVRPLSQYYMHPQETRGLLLGYACVNERQCQDAFGTLKACLASAGITFTPQG; encoded by the coding sequence TTGCGACTCTTGTACGCAGATCATCTATTAGCACGGTTACAGTTTTTAAGAACAGGCTCATTACATCAGCGGCTGCTGAACTGCATGCAGGCCGCGATCGCGGAAGAGGTCTTTCCGCGCGGGAGCCGTTTGCCGGCAACGCGGGATCTGGCGCGTGAACTGGGCGTGTCGCGAAACACGGTCATGCACGTCTATGAAAGTCTGATGGCGCAGGGGTATGTCACCGCACGCACCGGCAGTGGCACCTGGATCGCCGAGACGCTGCCGGAAACCTCGCTGCAGAGTGAGGCGGTGGCCGACCTGCAGGCGGTCAGAGCACAGCGTCCGGCCACGCTGTCGAAACGCGGCGCCTCGCTGCTCGGTCATGCCAACGCCTCCCCCTGGCAGTGGGGGGCGTTTGTGCCCGGCGCGCCGGACGTGACCGAATTTCCCCATAAACTCTTCAGCCAGATTCAGGCGCGGTTAAACCGTGAGCCTGACGTGCATCGACTGGTCTACAGCAGCGGCGGGGGCTGTCCCGATCTGCGGCATGCGCTGGTCGATTATCTGCGGGTTGCCCGGTCGGTGCGGGCCGATGCGGACCAGATCCTGATCACCGAAGGCGTGCATCAGGCGGTTGATCTGGTTACGCGGGTGCTCTGCGACCCAGGCGATCGGGTCTGGATGGAGGAGCCGGGCTACTGGGGCACCCGCAACCTGCTGCGCATGAATGGTCTGAAGATTCGGGCCATGCCGGTCGATGAGCAGGGGCTGGTGCCGGACAGCGGACCGGCGCCGAAAATGGTCTTCGTCACGCCCTCGCACCAGTATCCGCTGGGTGTGCACCTGAGCCTCGCCCGCCGTCAGGCGTTGATCGCCCTGGCGCGTCGCCATCAGAGCTGGATAGTGGAGGATGATTACGACAGTGAGTTTCGTTTTTCCGGGCAGCCGCACCCCGCGCTGCAGGGGCTGGAAGCGGATGCCCCGGTGATTTACATGGGCACCTTCAGTAAAACGCTCTATCCCGCGCTGCGGATCGGCTATCTGGTGGTGCCCAAAACGCTGGCGCAGCCGCTGCGCCTCGCCGCCGCGGAACTCTATCGCGGTGGACATCTGCTGATCCAGCGGGCGCTGGCGGAGTTTATCCGTCTGGGCCACTATATGGAGCACATCCGGCGGATGCGACTGCTCTATCGCCAGCGGCGTCAGTTCCTGTGCAGGCTGATTGAGCGCTACCTGGGACCCGCGTTTCTGCCCACCTTTAATCATGAGGCGGGGCTGCATCTGGTGATGCCGCTGCCGCCGGGCAGTGACGATGTGGCTATCGCCGCCGAGGCGCTGAAGCGCGGGGTCAAAGTGCGGCCACTTTCGCAATATTATATGCATCCTCAGGAGACGCGCGGGCTGCTGCTGGGGTACGCCTGCGTCAATGAGCGCCAGTGTCAGGATGCCTTCGGCACGCTGAAAGCCTGCCTGGCGTCGGCCGGGATCACATTCACGCCGCAGGGGTAA